TGGTACCATTGGGTTGCTGTTTGCAAGTTTTTTTCAACGCCAAGTCCATTGGCATAAAGGCTGCCTAAGCGATTCATGGCGGGCACGAACTCGCCTTCGACGGCGCGTTGGTACCACGTAAACGCGAGGTCGACATCTTTTTCAACGCCGTGACCATTAAAATACATGGTGCCCAGATTATACATGGCGCGGGCATCGCCTTGGTCGGCTGCTTTGCTAAACCATTCGTGGGCTTTGGTGTAATTTTGTTCTACGCTGTCGCCTTGGTAATACTTTAGTCCTAATTGCGTTTGTGCATTGATGTCGGCTGCGCCAGCGATAACGGCAGGTGCATGGTTTGTCGTCGTTGTTGTGGTTGATTGCGCCCATGATAGGCTAGAGACGCTAAGTAAGCTAAGTGGCAGCGACATGCAAAGAGTGATGTTTTTCAACGTGTGCTTAATAATCATGATGAATCCTAAAGTATGCAGTAAGATGTCTATTATAAATCAGCTAGTGGTGATTTGTTCATTTATGACAATTTAGTAACGTTGGGCTGGTCAGGCGATGCTGTTTTATCGTTGTTGCCCCGATAAAACAGAATGAAACACAATAAGAAACAATAAAACAAGCGCAAAATAGGTTTTCCTGTATAATAACTTCCTTTTTTGATACAGATAAAAACTCATGCGCGAAAATTTACGAAATATTGCTATTATTGCCCACGTCGACCACGGTAAAACAACCTTGGTAGACGAACTCTTTACCCAATCAGGTTCGCTAGATGCGCGAGCAAAACTCGGCGAACGCGCGATGGATTCGGGTGATTTGGAAAAAGAGCGCGGCATTACCATCACGGCAAAAAACACAGCCATTCATTACAATGGCTATCATATTAATATCGTTGATACGCCAGGCCATGCAGATTTCGGTGGAGAAGTCGAGCGCGTACTGTCAATGGTTGATTCGGTGCTGTTGTTGGTTGATGCGGTTGATGGGCCAATGCCGCAAACCCGATTTGTCACGCAAAAGGCCTTTGCGTTGGGGTTAAAGCCCATTGTTATCGTGAACAAAATTGACCGCGATGGCGCGCGTCCTGATTGGGTGATTAACGAAATATTTGATTTATTTGACAAGCTGGGCGCGACCGATGAGCAGCTAGATTTTCCGATTATTTATGCGTCAGCCGTAAACGGTTATGCGGGGCTAGAAGATACTGTCAATAGCGGTGATATGACCCCGATATTTGATGCCATCATTAACAAAGTCCCCGCGCCCGACACCGATGTTGACGGGCCGTTTCAAATGCGTGTTAGTTCGTTAGGCTATGATAATTTTAAAGGCGTTATCGGTATTGGTCGCGTTAACCGTGGCAAAATTAAATCGAATACACCCATTACACTAATCGATGGTGACGGTAAAAAACGACAAGGCCGCATTTTGCAGATATTTACCTTTTTAGGGCTAGAAAAAGTCGAAACCGATAGCGCACAAGCAGGTGATATCGTCGCGATTACAGGCGTTGATGATTTAAATATCTCTGATACGTTATGTGACCCGCAGTGCGTAGAGTCAATGCCTGTGTTGACAGTGGATGAACCCACCATGAGCATGATGTTTCAAGTTAATACGTCACCGTTTGCGGGTAAGGAAGGCAAATACGTGACCTCTCGCCAAATTCGTGAGCGCTTGGACCGAGAATTACTACATAACGTAGCACTGCGTGTAGAAGACACAGCAGACCCAGATAAATTTCGCGTCTCTGGACGTGGCGAGTTGCATCTGTCGGTGCTTATCGAGACCATGCGCCGCGAGGGGTTTGAATTAGCGGTTGCAAGACCTGAAGTCATTATGCGTGAAATCGATGGCGAGATGCAAGAACCATACGAATTCGTGACGCTAGACGTTGAAGAGTCTAACCAAGGTGCAGTCATGGAGCAAATGGGGTTGCGCAAAGGGGATTTGCAAAACATGATTAGCGATGGCAAAGGTCGTGTTCGCTTAGAGTATATTATTCCAACGCGCGGACTGATTGGCTATCAAACCGAGTTTTTGACAACCACGTCAGGCACGGGGATTAAAAACCAAGTATTCGAACACTACGGACCTACAAAAGGCGCAGGACTACGTAGTCGAATCAATGGGGTGTTGGTGTCGATGGTGCAGGGTAAAGTGTTAGGGTATGCGCTATTTAATTTGCAAGAGCGTGGTCGCATGATTGTCAGCCCTGGTGACGAAGTTTACGAAGGCCAAATCGTCGGTATTCATAACAGAGACAATGATTTAGTGGTAAATCCGCTAAAAGCCAAACAGCTGACGAATGTTCGTGCTTCAGGCTCGGATGATAATATTATTCTGACGCCGCCGATTAAAATGACACTAGAGCAAGCGTTAGAATTTATCCAAGATGATGAGTTGGTCGAAGTGACACCTGAGAGCATTCGTGTACGCAAAAAATTCCTCAAAGAAAACGAGCGTAAACGCGATTCGCGCAGCAAAGGCTAGGCAAGAGACAAAAAAACAATACCGTTAATAAAAACACAACAACTGCGATGTACTTTGATGTCTTTTTTGATATCTTGGCGGTTGTTGTGTTTTTGTTTTGGCGCGTTTCTCTGATGACGCCTTACTGATGGCACTTTACTGATGACGTTTTGCTGATGATAGCTTGGGTCGTCAGCACGTCATGCGCTCGCGAATTTGCAGGTCGTATTTTTGACTTTTTCACTGTGACAACCCTAGTGGTTATGTTAGAATTGCGTTTTGAATCATCGAGGCGATGTTGTAAGTTACCCTGCCATGAATTTACGAATTTTTCTAGTTAAAAAAGCGGCGTTTCAAACCGAAGCCGTCGCATTACTCAATGATATCCAGCACACGTTGCATTTGCCCCAAGTTAAGCAACTCACTATTTATGATGGCTTTGATGTGTTTGGGTTGCCGTCTGATTTCGCCGATAATGATGCCACCGTTAATAATGCCGCCGTTGATTACCGTGAGGCATTAATTTGGCAAGTGCTGGGTGATCCGACCACGGATGATTTGCTGGATCAATTGCCAGATGATTTATCAGGTGATTTATCAAGTGAAGGGCGCTTTTGCCTATCCTTGGAATATTTGCCTGGGCAGTTTGACCAACGCGCCGATGCCGCCGAGCAAGCAGCGCGCCTAATTAGCGATGCGTTGGCAGATACTCGTATTACCTCGTTCAAAACGTACTGCTTTACAGGGCAACTCAGCCCGTCTGAGCGTGAAAAAATCACCCGCTACTTATTAAACCCAGTTGATAGTCGATTAAAAGACCTCAACCGTTTGGTCATCGATGATGTAACGCCAGCCGACCCCGTTGAGGTTATTGCCGGCTTTACGGCAATGGACGCGCCCCAATTGGCGGCGTTTAAGGCGTCAATCGGGTTGGCGTTAACCGATGCCGATATGGCGTTTATTCAGCAATATTTTCAAGGCGAAGGGCGACAGCCCACCGAAACCGAGATTCGGGTATTAGACACATACTGGTCAGACCATTGTCGGCATACCACGTTTTTGACCGAATTGTCATCGATTACCTTTAACGCGGGGCCGTTGCAAAAACAACTACAGGCCAGTTTTGATGCGTATTTGGCCGCTCGCAATGCCGCAGGTATCGCCGCGCGTCCGATAACGCTGATGGATCTGGCGACCATTAATGCCCGCCATTTGCGTCACCAAGGCCAGTTGGATAACGTGGAAATTTCAGACGAAATTAACGCATGCTCGGTGTTTGTTGATGTGAAAGCTGGTGCTGAGACTGAAAAATGGTTGTTGCAATTTAAAAATGAAACGCATAACCACCCAACAGAAATTGAGCCTTATGGCGGTGCTTCGACTTGTTTAGGTGGGGCAATCCGCGATCCCTTGTCAGGCCGCGCGTTTGTTTATCAAGCGGTACGTGTGTCGGGGGCGGCTAGCCCACTAGAGCCCGTTGAAAAGACACTGCCGGGCAAGCTGCCACAAATTAAAATTACCAAAGGTGCCGCGCAGGGATTTTCGGCTTATGGCAATCAGATTGGCGTGGCGACCACGCAAGTT
This genomic stretch from Ostreibacterium oceani harbors:
- the typA gene encoding translational GTPase TypA — encoded protein: MRENLRNIAIIAHVDHGKTTLVDELFTQSGSLDARAKLGERAMDSGDLEKERGITITAKNTAIHYNGYHINIVDTPGHADFGGEVERVLSMVDSVLLLVDAVDGPMPQTRFVTQKAFALGLKPIVIVNKIDRDGARPDWVINEIFDLFDKLGATDEQLDFPIIYASAVNGYAGLEDTVNSGDMTPIFDAIINKVPAPDTDVDGPFQMRVSSLGYDNFKGVIGIGRVNRGKIKSNTPITLIDGDGKKRQGRILQIFTFLGLEKVETDSAQAGDIVAITGVDDLNISDTLCDPQCVESMPVLTVDEPTMSMMFQVNTSPFAGKEGKYVTSRQIRERLDRELLHNVALRVEDTADPDKFRVSGRGELHLSVLIETMRREGFELAVARPEVIMREIDGEMQEPYEFVTLDVEESNQGAVMEQMGLRKGDLQNMISDGKGRVRLEYIIPTRGLIGYQTEFLTTTSGTGIKNQVFEHYGPTKGAGLRSRINGVLVSMVQGKVLGYALFNLQERGRMIVSPGDEVYEGQIVGIHNRDNDLVVNPLKAKQLTNVRASGSDDNIILTPPIKMTLEQALEFIQDDELVEVTPESIRVRKKFLKENERKRDSRSKG
- a CDS encoding tetratricopeptide repeat protein, whose amino-acid sequence is MIIKHTLKNITLCMSLPLSLLSVSSLSWAQSTTTTTTNHAPAVIAGAADINAQTQLGLKYYQGDSVEQNYTKAHEWFSKAADQGDARAMYNLGTMYFNGHGVEKDVDLAFTWYQRAVEGEFVPAMNRLGSLYANGLGVEKNLQTATQWYQEAAAAGYAPAQFNMGIARYHGQGIEQDYEIARNWFTRAAEQGHSEALYNLGAMHARGLGGILQNKTAALKLYRAAADRGFVPAIFAVGMAHIDGQGTERDVEHGLKWVNAAATQGYPAAIDYLNTINQ